In Tolypothrix sp. NIES-4075, the following proteins share a genomic window:
- the clpP gene encoding ATP-dependent Clp endopeptidase proteolytic subunit ClpP, protein MIPIVIEQSGRGERAFDIYSRLLRERIIFLGQQIDSNLANLIVAQLLFLDAEDAEKDIYMYINSPGGSVTAGMGIFDTMKHIRPDVCTICTGLAASMGAFLLSAGAKGKRMSLPHSRIMIHQPLGGAQGQATDIEIQAREILYHKRKLNEYLADHTGQPIERIAEDTERDFFMSPEEAKNYGLIDSVIDRHAAGSRPMAVVDSN, encoded by the coding sequence ATGATTCCTATCGTTATTGAACAATCGGGTCGGGGCGAACGCGCCTTTGATATCTACTCACGGCTGTTACGTGAGCGCATCATCTTTTTGGGACAACAAATTGATAGCAATCTAGCCAACTTGATTGTTGCCCAACTGCTGTTTTTAGATGCAGAAGATGCGGAGAAGGACATTTATATGTACATTAATTCTCCGGGCGGTTCGGTGACAGCTGGTATGGGTATATTTGATACTATGAAGCACATCCGCCCAGATGTCTGTACAATTTGTACCGGATTAGCCGCGAGTATGGGTGCTTTTCTTCTCAGCGCGGGTGCTAAAGGTAAGCGGATGAGTCTACCCCATTCTCGGATTATGATTCACCAACCTCTCGGTGGCGCTCAAGGACAAGCGACTGATATTGAAATTCAGGCACGCGAAATTTTATACCACAAGCGAAAGCTAAATGAGTATTTAGCCGATCACACAGGTCAACCAATTGAGCGTATTGCTGAAGATACCGAACGGGACTTCTTCATGTCGCCAGAAGAAGCCAAGAACTATGGCTTAATTGACTCTGTGATTGACCGTCACGCGGCTGGTAGCCGTCCAATGGCTGTTGTGGATAGCAATTAG
- a CDS encoding SAM-dependent methyltransferase gives MLEIKDPVGLSSRIMAAVRAIETQRPDRLFEDPLAALLAGDEIIAEVIPTVKEYENRGTPFVATRTRFFDDFLMSVAHQKRQVIILGAGMDTRAFRLSWHPDTHLYEVDQPEVLQFKESLLENSQALCHRHSLSIDLKQPWSDLLIAQGYQIDIPSVWLLEGVFYYLSENEVHDLLKTITNLSAPTSCLGADLINTKPILQQSDGGLSKYWRYGCEEPETLFATYGWKASVVQPGDEQAHFGRHTYKYPPRDVPDVARVFFVTALKE, from the coding sequence ATGCTTGAGATTAAAGATCCTGTTGGCTTAAGCTCTCGTATTATGGCGGCAGTGCGAGCCATAGAAACACAAAGACCAGATAGGTTATTTGAAGATCCGTTGGCGGCTTTATTAGCTGGGGATGAAATAATTGCAGAAGTTATACCAACAGTCAAAGAATACGAAAATAGAGGCACACCCTTTGTTGCTACACGAACACGATTTTTTGATGATTTTTTGATGTCTGTTGCCCATCAAAAACGTCAAGTTATAATTTTAGGAGCCGGAATGGACACTAGGGCTTTCCGCCTTAGTTGGCATCCTGACACTCATTTGTACGAAGTAGACCAACCTGAAGTCTTGCAATTTAAAGAATCTCTTTTAGAAAATTCTCAAGCTTTATGCCATCGGCATTCGCTGTCAATTGACCTTAAACAACCTTGGTCGGATCTGCTCATTGCTCAAGGATATCAAATTGATATCCCTTCAGTTTGGTTATTGGAGGGAGTATTTTACTACTTGAGTGAGAATGAGGTACATGACTTACTCAAGACAATTACTAACTTAAGTGCGCCCACCAGTTGCTTAGGGGCTGATTTAATAAATACAAAACCGATATTACAACAGAGCGACGGCGGATTATCCAAATATTGGCGTTATGGATGTGAGGAGCCAGAAACCTTATTCGCTACTTATGGATGGAAGGCATCAGTTGTTCAGCCAGGAGACGAACAAGCCCATTTTGGTCGTCATACTTATAAATATCCACCTCGAGATGTTCCAGATGTTGCTCGCGTCTTTTTTGTCACAGCATTGAAAGAATAG
- a CDS encoding thioredoxin domain-containing protein translates to MTNRLAQAKSLYLRKHSENPIDWWSWCDEALLTAKTQNKPIFLSIGYSSCHWCTVMEGEAFSDLAIAEYMNANFLPIKVDREERPDIDSIYMQSLQMMSNGQGGWPLNVFLSPEDLVPFYAGTYFPVEPRFGRPGFLQVLQALRRYYDTEKDDLRQRKAVILESLLSSAVLQLDDATAQDDELLRQGWETSTVIITSDQQGNRFPMIPYAELALRGTRFTFSDAGQQQSRYNGKQVCTQRGLDLALGGIFDHVGGGFHRYTVDSTWTVPHFEKMLYDNGQIVEYLAYLWSSGVQEPAFERAIALTVKWLSREMTAPEGYFYAAQDADSFTTAAEAEPEEGAFYIWSYKELQELLTALELTELQQSFTVTPNGNFEGNNVLQRRYAKELSDTTKDALSKLFVARYGATSNELKTFPPARNNHEAKTGNWLERIPAVTDTKMIVAWNSLMISGLAVAYRVFQQPDYLELATRAAKFILDNQFVDGRFHRLNYQLSPSVLAQSEDYAFFIKALLDLQVSSPNQTFWLEKAIALQDEFDEYLLSVQLGGYYNTSKDASQDLIVRERSYVDNATPSANGIAIANLVRLALLTDNLHYLDLAELGLKAFRAVMSRSPQACPSLFAALDWYRNSTLIRTTSEQINVLIPKYLPTAVFTSVSKLPERSVGLVCQGLKCLPAAESIEQLLQQVQQSQTRG, encoded by the coding sequence ATGACGAATCGTCTTGCTCAAGCCAAGAGTCTCTACCTCCGCAAACACAGCGAAAACCCCATTGATTGGTGGAGTTGGTGTGATGAAGCGCTTTTAACTGCAAAAACGCAAAATAAGCCGATTTTTCTCTCGATTGGTTACTCTAGCTGTCACTGGTGTACTGTGATGGAAGGTGAGGCGTTTTCAGATTTGGCGATCGCCGAATACATGAACGCTAATTTTCTCCCAATTAAAGTAGACCGCGAAGAAAGACCCGACATCGACAGCATTTATATGCAGTCTTTGCAGATGATGAGCAACGGTCAAGGAGGCTGGCCCTTAAATGTCTTTCTTTCTCCAGAGGATTTAGTACCGTTTTATGCTGGTACTTATTTCCCTGTTGAACCGCGCTTTGGTCGTCCTGGCTTTTTACAAGTTTTGCAAGCGCTGCGTCGCTATTATGATACCGAAAAAGATGATTTGCGTCAACGCAAAGCGGTAATTTTAGAGTCGCTGCTCAGTTCTGCGGTTTTGCAGTTAGATGACGCAACCGCACAGGATGATGAATTATTACGGCAAGGCTGGGAAACTAGCACAGTTATAATTACTTCGGATCAACAAGGTAATCGGTTCCCGATGATTCCCTATGCGGAATTAGCGCTACGGGGAACTAGATTTACTTTTTCTGATGCTGGGCAACAGCAATCAAGGTACAATGGCAAGCAAGTTTGTACTCAGCGTGGACTAGATTTAGCATTAGGCGGTATTTTCGATCATGTAGGTGGTGGCTTTCACCGTTACACGGTTGATTCTACCTGGACTGTACCGCATTTTGAAAAGATGCTTTACGACAATGGTCAGATTGTCGAATATCTGGCATATTTGTGGAGTTCAGGGGTACAAGAGCCGGCTTTTGAAAGAGCGATCGCTTTAACTGTAAAATGGTTAAGTCGGGAAATGACCGCTCCTGAAGGTTACTTCTATGCAGCTCAAGATGCTGACAGTTTTACAACCGCAGCTGAAGCTGAACCAGAGGAAGGCGCCTTTTACATCTGGAGTTACAAAGAATTACAGGAATTGCTCACTGCTCTTGAACTAACGGAATTACAACAGTCTTTTACTGTAACGCCCAATGGCAACTTTGAAGGTAACAATGTGTTGCAAAGGCGTTATGCAAAAGAATTAAGTGATACCACTAAAGATGCACTCTCCAAGCTTTTTGTTGCTCGCTACGGTGCAACATCTAATGAACTTAAAACTTTTCCTCCCGCCCGCAACAACCACGAAGCAAAAACAGGAAACTGGCTTGAACGCATTCCCGCAGTCACAGATACAAAGATGATTGTCGCTTGGAATAGCTTGATGATTTCCGGTTTGGCAGTAGCTTATAGAGTATTTCAACAACCTGATTATTTAGAACTAGCAACACGAGCGGCAAAGTTTATCTTGGATAATCAGTTTGTCGATGGGCGTTTTCATCGATTAAATTACCAATTGTCTCCGAGCGTGTTAGCTCAATCTGAAGATTACGCCTTTTTTATCAAAGCGTTATTGGATTTACAAGTTAGTTCACCCAATCAAACGTTTTGGTTAGAAAAAGCGATCGCTCTCCAAGATGAATTTGATGAATATCTTCTCAGTGTACAATTAGGTGGGTATTATAACACATCTAAAGATGCCAGTCAAGATTTAATTGTGCGGGAACGCAGTTATGTAGATAATGCCACACCCTCAGCGAATGGAATAGCGATCGCTAATCTTGTGCGGCTGGCGCTTTTGACGGATAATTTGCATTATCTCGATTTAGCTGAACTTGGGTTGAAAGCTTTTCGAGCTGTGATGAGTCGTTCTCCTCAAGCTTGTCCGAGTTTGTTTGCAGCTTTGGATTGGTATCGTAACTCTACTTTAATTCGCACCACAAGCGAGCAGATAAATGTTCTGATTCCTAAATATTTGCCTACGGCTGTGTTTACCAGCGTATCTAAATTACCAGAGCGTAGTGTAGGATTAGTTTGCCAAGGTTTGAAATGTTTGCCAGCTGCTGAAAGTATCGAGCAGTTATTGCAGCAAGTTCAGCAAAGTCAAACTAGGGGATAA
- a CDS encoding NTP transferase domain-containing protein codes for MSAAASPFVWVLLLACDLPNLQVEVLQAWANKLDDVPREAIAALAHHIKGWEPLCGFYRRSCLADLNEYINQGGRSFQSWLNQHSVQLLPVTEPGMLFNCNTPEDLANLN; via the coding sequence ATTTCTGCCGCTGCCTCACCATTTGTTTGGGTATTATTGTTAGCGTGCGATTTGCCGAACTTGCAAGTTGAAGTTTTGCAAGCATGGGCAAATAAACTTGATGATGTACCAAGAGAAGCGATCGCCGCTTTAGCGCATCATATCAAAGGATGGGAACCGTTATGTGGTTTTTATCGCCGCAGTTGTTTAGCAGACTTAAATGAGTATATCAATCAAGGCGGGCGATCGTTTCAATCGTGGCTCAATCAACATTCCGTGCAACTTTTACCCGTCACAGAACCGGGAATGCTATTTAACTGCAATACACCAGAGGATTTAGCTAATTTAAATTAA
- a CDS encoding ABC transporter permease subunit (The N-terminal region of this protein, as described by TIGR01726, is a three transmembrane segment that identifies a subfamily of ABC transporter permease subunits, which specificities that include histidine, arginine, glutamine, glutamate, L-cystine (sic), the opines (in Agrobacterium) octopine and nopaline, etc.) produces MQRLTVIRWLVLGLSCLFLLTSCSFTNGSTAGKTLTVAVEPTFPPFEFQSATGELQGFDVDLMKAIAQSAGFKVKYQNMPFAGMIPALQTQTVDAAVAAMTITAQRVKIISFSRPYFKSGLAIATRTDNQNITNFDSLKNKIIGVQIGTTGALKAKSIPNAEIRTFNDSPLTLQALINGNVDAVLNDQVVILYGIKSGNLKKLKVVSSLLTEEFYGIPTPKGSPNLDLINQGLATVLKNGTYAKIYQKWFGTQPPQLPEKSLIENEIPKKGVSELFTSLNIILKSLPVLLDGALVTLELTILSVLLGIVGGSLIGIVRLSRIALLRFSAAAYVDFFRGTPLLVQIFMIYFGLPAFSQNFGFTLNLNRLAAAVIALSLNSAAYIAEIVRAGIQSIDPGQAEASQSLGLSSVQTMRYVIFPQALRRMLPPLGNQFISLLKDTSLVAVIGFEELFRKGQLIVAENYRSFEIYASVALVYLFMTLFFSQAFNRWERSLNPVKKSK; encoded by the coding sequence ATGCAAAGGTTGACTGTTATCCGTTGGCTAGTTCTTGGCTTAAGTTGTCTATTTCTGCTTACATCGTGTAGTTTCACGAACGGTTCCACTGCTGGGAAAACACTTACGGTGGCAGTAGAACCAACGTTTCCCCCTTTCGAGTTTCAATCTGCAACTGGTGAGTTGCAAGGCTTTGACGTTGACTTGATGAAGGCGATCGCGCAATCTGCTGGCTTTAAAGTTAAGTATCAAAATATGCCTTTTGCTGGGATGATTCCCGCATTGCAGACGCAAACTGTAGATGCGGCAGTTGCAGCGATGACGATTACTGCCCAACGAGTGAAGATAATTTCCTTCTCGCGTCCTTACTTCAAATCTGGTCTAGCGATCGCCACCCGCACAGACAATCAAAATATTACCAATTTCGATAGTCTGAAAAACAAGATTATTGGTGTGCAAATTGGAACGACCGGCGCACTCAAGGCTAAAAGTATTCCCAATGCGGAAATTCGCACTTTTAATGATTCACCCTTAACTCTTCAAGCATTAATTAATGGTAATGTCGATGCCGTTCTTAACGATCAAGTCGTTATCTTATACGGCATAAAAAGCGGCAACCTCAAGAAACTCAAAGTAGTCAGCAGTCTGCTGACAGAAGAATTTTATGGCATTCCTACACCCAAAGGATCGCCCAACCTAGACCTGATTAATCAAGGTCTGGCAACGGTGCTGAAAAATGGCACTTACGCGAAAATTTACCAAAAGTGGTTTGGTACTCAACCGCCACAATTACCAGAAAAATCGCTCATTGAAAACGAGATTCCTAAAAAAGGCGTATCTGAGTTATTTACCTCATTAAACATTATCTTGAAGTCACTACCCGTCTTGCTAGATGGGGCTTTAGTGACTCTTGAACTGACAATACTATCAGTATTGCTGGGAATAGTCGGGGGTTCACTGATTGGAATTGTTCGGCTTTCTCGTATTGCACTTTTGCGCTTTTCTGCCGCAGCATATGTTGATTTCTTTCGGGGAACACCGTTGCTGGTGCAGATTTTTATGATTTACTTTGGGTTGCCTGCTTTTTCCCAAAATTTTGGTTTCACCTTGAACTTAAATCGTCTGGCAGCTGCGGTGATTGCATTAAGTCTCAATAGCGCTGCTTACATTGCGGAAATTGTCCGTGCAGGTATCCAATCAATTGATCCGGGGCAAGCAGAAGCCTCGCAATCGCTGGGCTTGAGTTCAGTGCAAACGATGCGCTATGTAATCTTTCCTCAAGCTTTGCGACGGATGCTGCCACCACTCGGCAATCAGTTCATTAGCCTGCTTAAAGACACTAGCTTAGTTGCTGTCATTGGCTTTGAAGAGTTGTTTCGCAAGGGGCAGCTGATTGTTGCGGAAAACTATCGTTCGTTTGAGATTTATGCCTCTGTCGCATTGGTTTATTTATTTATGACGCTGTTTTTTTCCCAAGCGTTTAATCGCTGGGAGCGATCGCTTAATCCTGTTAAAAAAAGTAAGTGA
- a CDS encoding class I SAM-dependent methyltransferase has product MEDNYPERKMSEEERFRSDYFSYLEQPENATRYTLFMDFIEDAFKERSFSLLDLGCANGALLKYVSSQCDYVGVDHSEYSINYCLKQYPNRTFVCEDLWVFLRQLATENKKFDAVVLCGMIYHTVDKESEEHKDEQEIIQFCLDKIVSDKGYLVIIVGFSYGNHPDHSLFVRGEWLQKLVEKMLSTAKAKIVYENLSLQIGLEEKIAQQKVIPEWFVQDGFTDYSSKFAGTYRASWTFIASPSF; this is encoded by the coding sequence ATGGAAGATAATTACCCGGAACGCAAAATGTCTGAAGAAGAACGTTTTCGCTCAGACTATTTTTCCTACTTGGAACAGCCGGAAAATGCTACCCGTTATACACTCTTCATGGATTTTATCGAGGATGCTTTTAAAGAAAGGTCATTTTCTTTGTTGGATCTGGGGTGTGCGAATGGGGCTTTGCTCAAGTATGTATCTTCTCAATGCGACTACGTTGGGGTAGATCACAGTGAATATTCAATTAATTACTGTTTAAAGCAATACCCTAATAGAACCTTTGTCTGCGAAGACTTATGGGTATTTCTGCGTCAACTTGCTACAGAAAATAAAAAGTTTGATGCAGTGGTGCTATGCGGGATGATATATCATACCGTTGATAAGGAAAGCGAAGAACACAAGGATGAGCAGGAAATTATTCAATTTTGTTTGGACAAAATAGTAAGCGACAAAGGATATCTAGTCATAATTGTCGGATTTAGTTATGGCAACCATCCAGATCATAGTCTGTTTGTTCGAGGGGAATGGCTACAAAAGTTAGTAGAAAAAATGCTGTCAACTGCCAAGGCAAAGATTGTTTACGAGAATTTGTCCCTACAGATCGGCTTGGAAGAAAAAATTGCACAGCAAAAAGTGATTCCTGAGTGGTTTGTTCAGGATGGCTTTACTGACTATTCAAGTAAGTTCGCTGGAACATACAGGGCAAGTTGGACATTTATTGCCTCTCCCTCATTTTGA
- a CDS encoding 2OG-Fe dioxygenase family protein: MQSVSGANKLSHSLIYNVEKINSINVDNFDKFFNNLPADPYLDGNYRFRRLSRFQVHGDSLIKLPHKYFFQSQEYNSLLGEVKREYAELDDAIIELDDFRNLILTFVEKSKLNTTEEIKINVHQFRIICDSSNYGEPAPEGIHRDAVDIVGIFSVKRENIEGGETHLYKSTKGNPVLSKILNPGELLVFNDQKFFHFTSAIKPSSKDVGIRDVFVLTFPAWEKVPTKEVE; this comes from the coding sequence TTGCAATCAGTATCGGGAGCCAACAAATTATCTCATAGCCTCATCTATAATGTAGAAAAAATTAATTCTATAAATGTAGATAATTTCGATAAATTCTTTAACAATCTTCCTGCCGATCCTTATTTAGATGGCAATTATCGCTTTAGAAGATTATCTCGTTTTCAAGTTCATGGTGATTCGTTAATCAAGCTACCTCATAAATACTTCTTTCAAAGCCAAGAATACAACTCATTGCTAGGTGAGGTAAAAAGAGAATATGCAGAATTAGATGATGCAATTATAGAACTTGATGATTTTAGAAATCTTATCTTAACATTTGTTGAGAAAAGCAAACTTAATACTACTGAAGAAATTAAAATAAACGTTCATCAGTTTAGAATTATATGTGACTCATCCAACTATGGAGAGCCTGCACCTGAAGGTATACATAGAGATGCCGTTGATATTGTGGGTATTTTCTCAGTAAAAAGAGAAAATATCGAAGGTGGAGAAACACATCTATATAAATCAACAAAGGGAAATCCAGTTTTATCGAAAATCCTGAATCCAGGTGAATTGTTAGTGTTCAACGATCAGAAATTTTTTCATTTTACTAGTGCTATTAAACCAAGCTCAAAAGATGTAGGTATAAGAGACGTTTTTGTTCTTACTTTTCCAGCTTGGGAAAAAGTACCAACTAAAGAAGTAGAATAA
- a CDS encoding FecCD family ABC transporter permease: MGAFKLRLPRLGKIIESDRLIIATLLLTIALIIIVGISLSFGAVSMTTGQIWQALTKTGDPLNQTIIWDLRLPRTLAAVLVGAALGMSGSLLQGMLRNGLADPFLLGISAGAGLFAIAMLSFGVFLSWIPLAAWVGGLLTTIIVYFLARSREGISIERLILGGVAVSSLFGAIQSVLLLMAEDGRIQTALSWLIGSLNGRGWNEVTVAGAYISVALLLGCLLARAVNLLNLGDELAVSLGVNLLRDRILIGGVATLLAAGAVSVGGLIGFVGLIVPHGIRLLVGTDYRAVLPLSAVGGALVLTAADLLSRLGAVELPVGAVTALLGSPLFIWLLYNRKSGI, from the coding sequence ATGGGAGCATTTAAATTGCGGCTTCCGAGACTAGGAAAAATAATTGAAAGCGATCGCCTAATCATAGCTACATTACTTCTAACTATCGCCTTGATTATAATCGTCGGCATTTCCCTATCATTTGGTGCAGTATCAATGACAACTGGTCAAATATGGCAAGCACTGACGAAAACAGGCGATCCGCTAAATCAAACAATTATTTGGGACTTGCGTTTACCGCGCACTTTAGCAGCAGTTTTAGTGGGTGCAGCTTTAGGAATGTCTGGTTCACTGCTGCAAGGAATGTTACGCAACGGACTAGCCGACCCCTTTTTACTCGGTATTTCTGCGGGTGCGGGTTTGTTTGCGATCGCCATGTTAAGCTTCGGAGTCTTTTTGAGTTGGATTCCCTTAGCAGCTTGGGTAGGCGGCTTATTGACAACAATTATTGTTTATTTTTTAGCTCGCAGTCGTGAAGGTATATCAATTGAGCGGTTAATTTTGGGTGGAGTTGCCGTCAGTTCTCTATTTGGGGCGATTCAATCTGTATTATTATTGATGGCAGAAGATGGTAGAATACAAACTGCTTTAAGTTGGTTGATTGGTAGTTTGAATGGGCGGGGATGGAATGAAGTAACCGTGGCTGGAGCTTATATTAGCGTAGCCTTGTTATTGGGATGCTTGCTAGCGCGTGCCGTCAACTTGTTGAATTTGGGTGATGAATTAGCAGTCAGTTTAGGAGTAAACTTATTGCGCGATCGCATTTTAATCGGTGGTGTCGCTACACTTCTAGCTGCCGGTGCTGTCAGTGTTGGTGGATTAATCGGCTTCGTCGGCTTAATTGTACCTCACGGTATCCGCCTCCTCGTCGGTACAGATTACCGTGCAGTTTTGCCATTAAGCGCTGTTGGAGGTGCTTTAGTTCTCACAGCAGCCGATTTGCTTTCGCGTTTAGGTGCGGTAGAATTGCCCGTTGGTGCAGTTACCGCTTTACTCGGTTCACCTTTATTTATTTGGTTGTTATACAATCGAAAATCTGGAATTTAA
- a CDS encoding ABC transporter ATP-binding protein translates to MLLETQNLIGGYTKPIIHEITLTVETGEWLSLVGANGSGKSTLLKLISRLLKPQQGTVLLDGKAIHSQPASIVAQKLALLPQQQTIPSGLTVRQLVSLGRTPYQPWWQYSLNAEDRDKVETALQLTRMDELGDRFVEELSGGERQRAFLALALAQDPQILLLDEPTTYLDIRYQLELLELLKQLNQQHLTIITVLHDVNLAARYSTRLALLSQGRIFAIGKPKEILTPANLADVLGVEVVILETPVGLQICPLAAMND, encoded by the coding sequence ATGCTTTTAGAAACACAAAATCTCATCGGTGGTTACACTAAACCAATTATCCACGAAATCACCCTAACAGTAGAAACAGGAGAATGGTTGAGTTTAGTTGGTGCAAACGGTTCGGGAAAATCGACACTATTAAAACTTATCAGTCGCTTACTGAAACCACAACAGGGAACTGTATTGTTAGATGGTAAAGCCATTCACAGCCAACCCGCGTCAATTGTGGCGCAAAAGTTAGCATTATTACCACAACAGCAAACAATTCCCAGTGGTTTGACGGTGCGGCAGTTGGTATCATTAGGACGTACACCGTATCAACCGTGGTGGCAATACTCACTCAACGCTGAGGATAGAGACAAAGTAGAAACCGCATTGCAATTGACCCGGATGGATGAATTAGGCGATCGCTTTGTCGAAGAATTATCAGGAGGAGAACGACAACGCGCATTTTTAGCACTTGCTTTAGCTCAAGATCCGCAAATTTTGCTCTTAGATGAACCCACAACTTATCTAGATATTCGCTATCAACTCGAATTACTCGAACTGCTCAAACAACTAAATCAACAGCATTTAACCATCATTACAGTTTTGCACGATGTCAATTTAGCAGCAAGATACAGCACACGGCTTGCACTTTTATCTCAAGGAAGAATTTTTGCGATCGGAAAACCCAAAGAAATATTAACACCCGCAAATTTAGCTGATGTTTTAGGAGTAGAAGTTGTAATTCTAGAAACCCCAGTAGGTTTGCAGATTTGTCCTTTAGCAGCAATGAACGATTAA
- a CDS encoding ABC transporter substrate-binding protein: protein MYNRCISSILTILLSFLLLACSTATTQQPPATNINQNTSAKKVVALSSLSADIISQLDQTKLVGITGSKLFKDNPQFEKLPRVSEGQNPPNLEKIVALKPDLVIGAEGFSNQTTDKLKQLGIPTYLTQVKTWESLQELTKTLAKSIDADPQPLLNRYKTFLPEKQNPTLSTLVLVSRQPILTPNKNSWAGDLLTKFPTKNLAAELQGNSPVGGYVTLSAEKVLQANPDVIIVVNSPQQTDAALLDDFKKQAFWKELKATKNNRIYVFDYYGLVNPGSIDAIEKACKQLKQVL, encoded by the coding sequence ATGTATAATCGTTGCATCTCATCAATTCTCACAATATTATTAAGCTTCCTCTTGCTTGCTTGCAGCACAGCAACCACACAGCAACCACCAGCCACAAACATAAATCAAAACACATCAGCCAAAAAAGTAGTCGCTCTTAGCTCGCTGTCAGCAGATATTATATCTCAACTCGACCAAACAAAACTTGTCGGCATTACAGGAAGCAAATTATTTAAAGATAATCCGCAATTTGAAAAACTTCCTCGCGTCAGTGAAGGACAAAATCCGCCTAATTTAGAAAAAATAGTCGCACTCAAACCAGATTTAGTAATTGGTGCAGAAGGATTTTCTAATCAAACAACCGACAAACTCAAGCAACTGGGAATTCCAACATATCTCACCCAAGTAAAGACCTGGGAATCATTACAAGAACTTACCAAAACACTTGCGAAATCAATTGATGCCGATCCACAGCCATTATTAAATCGTTATAAAACCTTTTTACCAGAAAAGCAAAATCCGACATTATCAACTTTAGTTTTAGTCAGTCGCCAACCGATTTTAACACCAAATAAAAACAGTTGGGCTGGCGATTTGCTAACAAAATTTCCCACAAAAAATTTGGCTGCGGAATTACAAGGTAATAGTCCAGTTGGTGGATATGTAACGCTTTCGGCAGAGAAAGTTTTGCAAGCCAATCCAGATGTAATAATTGTTGTAAATTCTCCACAACAAACTGATGCAGCGCTTTTAGATGACTTTAAAAAACAAGCTTTTTGGAAAGAACTAAAAGCGACTAAAAATAACCGAATTTACGTTTTTGATTATTACGGATTAGTGAATCCAGGTAGTATAGATGCAATTGAAAAAGCCTGCAAGCAACTGAAGCAGGTTTTATAA